The Sorex araneus isolate mSorAra2 chromosome X, mSorAra2.pri, whole genome shotgun sequence DNA segment gatagggtgtttgccttgcacatggccgacctgggttcgatttctccatccatctcggagagcctggcaagctccctgtggcatatttgatatgtcaaaaacagtaccaacagtctcacaatggagacattactggtgcccgctcgagcaaatcgataaacaatgggatgacagtgctacagtgctacagttttttttttggggggggttatagCTGGAGCAAGACTCAGGGGTCAGGGTCTGGCAGCTGCCGCATGAGGCCCAGGAAAGAGGAAAGTAGAGCATGTGCAGGAGAACAGAGGCTGGGGACATGGAGGGGCAACAGCAGCCACACTTATTAAGGGTTCGtgtcccaggggttactcctggctgtgctcaggggttactcctggctttgcactcaggaatcactcctgacagtgcttggggggaccatatgggttgctggggactgaaccctggtcaactacatagaaagcaaaaactgccttacctgctgtactgtgctctggcccctggggtaCCTCAGTTCTAAATTACATGCTCTTCCACTGAGACCCCTGAATGGCAGGAAATGAGTGAAGGGGACAGCATGAGCTGAGGTGAGTGTGGAGGGGAGACGGTGAGTTCTTTCCCCCACTCAATTTAGAGTTTCTGCCTGAGCCCCCCTCACCTCTCCCAACTAGATGAACTTCAACTTATCTCAAAAATGCGACAGTAAATTAAAGAAGTCAGGCACAAAAGGGCCCATGTTGCCTGATTCTACTTATCTGAATCGTCCAGAGAAGGCAAATCTGGAGACAGAATGTGGACTTGGTGGAGCCAGGGACCAGGGTGGGGACTGAGATGAGCTGGAAATAAGCTCAAGGGAtctcagggtgagggtggggggatgaACGAGCTCTGAGACATGATGGTGTTTGATGGCTGCAACGCCTGGTCAATTCATCCCTGATTCATTCAGCTAAGAGGGGGGAATTTATGCTTGCAAATTACATCTGTATAaagtgctggtgtgtgtgggtgctCAATTCGGCACTAGGATAAAGGCTTTGTTGCCAGGTGTGTATCTTCATGTCACTACTGTGTGGGCTGGGAGTGGACAGGTGGCTCGGGGAACCCCTTTATCTTATTGGGCCTCCTTGCTCCCCCATAGTCACGGTGTACACCCCATTTTTCTCTTCACGTATGCATCCTTTGTGTCCTTTTTGTGTTGTGCCCACTTTGAAATTTGGATGAAGCTGTGGGACACGAACCCTTTATAAATGCGGCTGCTCTTGCCCCTCCATGTCCCCAGCCTCCGACCTCCTGCACACACTCTACTTTCCACTTTCCTGGGCCTCACGCAGTAGCTGCCAGGCCCTGACCCCTGGGCCTCGCTCCGGGACCCTCCTCTGCCACAATCTAGCCTGCACCTGATACGTTTAAGATAAAGTGACCCCCGCAGCTCTGCTGTGGCTGCttgttgtctgttcttgggtgaGGAACAAATGGAACTTTGTTTGTCACCAGTTACCCTGGCAGAGATAGGTTTgtatttttccagaaaaaatgTTTAGCTTGGGGCTTCTAAGGAAGTGTAAaagtggtatgtgtggtgtgaggtgtgtgacatgtgtggtgtgtatagTGTACCTGTGGTATGTGCatagtgtgtgatgtgtgtgagtATGGGGTATGTGTTTGTCATATGTGTGGtatgtacagtgtgtgtgtgatgtgaggTGTTTTTTTATACAAGCGGTGTATGGTGTAGTATGTCGTGTGtcatgtgtgtgatatgtgtgtgcatactcCAGGCACAGAGTCAATGGGTTAGCAtgctgaaggggtggggggggggggctgttcaCTCACTAACACAGTCAGTGGATGTTGTGACAGATCTCATGTTAAGTGTTAAAACTTTGATAAcagtgagagatagtacagtgggtaggacactcaccttgcatgtggccaatctctggcaccacatatggtcccccaagcatcagcagAAGTGcttgatccccaaacacagaaccaggagttctgAGTCACAGGTgtgcctccccacaaaaaaagtacTGTTTCTTTAAGTTGCTGTGTGTTTGCTAATAACTGCATTGAGACTTAGTTCACATATtatgaaatgattattttatgaCATATACAAATCTTGAGTCATTATatcgtatgcctgaaactaaTTTTATATGTCAGCATGCCTTAACAAAAAGATTCACCCAAGGTGTGGCATTTGGCAGGACTCTATTCTTTATGACCAATTCATATGCAGTTACAGGGAGATCCCACCCCTCTGCAAACTGGTGACAGACATACGAGCGGATTCTACTTTGGGGCCGTTGTCGATAAAGCTGCTTTTATGACAAACTCAGCCTGCACATCGCTTCACAATTTCTGTCTGCATTTCTCCTCATCTGGGCTGTATGTAAGCCGACAAGAGGCCTGAGGCCCCCAGCTGGGGCCAGAGGAGCAGCCCAAAGAGTCCAGACCCGCACTTGGGAGGGGCCTGTGACTGGGAAGGGAGAAACACAGGAgtggtgggaggaaggagagaagcagttttccttctcagagtctttaaaagaagaaagggaggcgCTTCAGAGGGTCCTGGGCGGGGGTGCAGAACTCACCCTTCGGGGCCACAGGGCTTGGGAGCTGGCACACTTTCTTCTTGGGGGTGGATTTCGTGGTGGTCTGGGCAGAGGTGGGAAGAACATCGACTGCAGAAAGCAAACAAGACACACATGTTAGCCTGGCGGACAACAGGCAGGCTGGGGCTCACTTCAAAATCACCTCTTcctgggaccggagcgatagcacagcgggtagggccttgcatgctcccctcctgggtttgatccccggcatcccatatggtccctcgagaactgtcaggagtaattcctgagtgcagaccctgagcatccccaggtgtgacccaaaaagcaaaagcacctCTTCCTGTGAGGGCCTCTGGTCCCCAGGGACGCTGGCATGGCTCGTCCTGGAGAGCGGCAGCTCCGCTGATTAAATCACTCGGTGACTGGGGAAGAGCCCTGTCACTCTGCTGTGTCTCGCTCTCCCTTTCTTGTCTCCTTCTCAGGGTTGCCTTGAGATTTTAAGGGGTGCATGTGCTCAGCCAAGTGAGAGGGAGACTTTGGCTCCACCCGGCAGAGCCCAGGGCACACCCTGTTTCTCAACCCCTCCTGCCCATTTCTAAGCAGGCAGACGGAGCACTAGGAAAGCAGGTGAGCAAAGTCCTTCTCTATGGGGACATGGTGCAGGCCATAGGGTTCAGGGCTGGTTCTCCTCCTgagtgggggaagaggaggaaagcaAGACATGTGGGGGCCAGGAAGATATCTCAAGGGGTATGGTACATACTTAGCATGCACGAGgctctgaattcaatccctgacaccttatGGTCCCCAACACTCCCCTGGTAGCCCACAAACATCATACCACACATGTCAGCCTACCCCACCAAGCACGAAGGATTTGGCTCctataaaaacaaacatgaagaTTTTGCAATTCAGGAGTAACCTTGTGAACAGTTAAGGGCCTGTCATCCTTCAGAGAACAATCTATAATTTGAGTTTATAAAGGACATAGGAGAATCACCATTGTATCTTCTGGCTCactgcacttatttttttttaacttacatttattaaatatttgtggAGGTCTGCCGTTGATATATTTTAGACCTacaagattattattttatttatttatttttttgctttttgggtcacacctggcgatgcacaggggttactcctggctctgcactcaggaattacccctggccgtgctcaggggatcatatgggatgctgggatttgaacccaggtcgaccgagtgcaaggcaaacaccctacccactgtgctatctctccagccctcacagcaCTTATAACCCAACTAAAAGTAAGTCAGaaatctggagagacagtatgtaggacacttgtcttgcacacggccagcccaggctcaatcctggtgccccataaggtctcccaagctccaccaaaagttctccctgagcacagagccagcatcaaggcctgagcacaaagcaaaacaaaaatcaaaagcaaaaaaagcaagtCAAGGGGCCGGTGATGGAGCTTAGCAGCAGAGCGCTTGTCTTTATGACGTCCTAGGTTCTATCTTTAGCACCACAAACTAATTAATTGAGTTAAAACAAGCCAGAGATTCTATACCTGCTTATACCCCTGTGAATCCAGAAAATGAAAATCCTGCACTGCTGGTTCTGGAGAGATCAGTGCTTATTGAGAGGggtattgcaatttttttttttatctttttgggtcacacccagtaatgctcaggagttcctcctggctctgcactcaggaattcctcctggcggtgctcaggggatcatatgggatgctgagaatcgaacccaggtcagccacgtgaaaggcaaatgttctacccactgtgctatggctccagccccaagaggggtAATGCATTTTTTTCATCACTTCTAAGGGGAATGCCAGGGAGTGAGGTGGTGGTCCCCAAGACCCATGGTGGGGGACAGGGAACATGGGGAGTGCTTGTCCTGACCCCTGATCCCAGGTGGGTGACTCCCCTTCAGCTCTGATCCAGTGTCACCTGTGTGGGGATAAGCCAGAGGAACACATACAGAGAGTGCAGACACAGGGACAGCGGGCTGTGTCCTGAACACAACCCTTGCCTCTGTAGGCTGAGGAGAGACATGTCGCATCAAAGACTTCTACGAAAAAGGAGATACCTTGAATGTTACTTACATCCAGGAGATGAAGAGGGGCAGCCAACCAGTCAGAGGCTTGGAGCTGGTGCCTTCCATTTAAAAAAGCAGATgcgggactagagtgatagcacagcgggtagggcattttccttgcacgaggctgacccaggttcgaatcccagcatcctatatggtcccccgagcaccgccaggggtaattcttgagtgcagagccaggagtaacccctgtgcatcactgggtgtgaccaaaaaaaaaaaaaagcagatgctGGGCCGGGTGAGCATGGCTGCATGCCCCATACCAGCTGTGCCAGTCACATTGCCACGCCAGAAAACAAGGCTCGAGAAAGGGGattattgttctttttgtgtTAGGGCCAtagctggggtgctcagggcttacaactggctatgaattcaggaatcattcctggaagctctggggaccaggtgctggggattgaactgtgtcagcggcatgcaaggcaagaaccctacccgctgtactatctttccaaccctgaGAAAGGTTCTTTTTAAGTGGGCACATGGGCCCCTCACCCCCTGAGCAACCAACCCTGGAAATGGAGCTGATGTGTTCTTCTCTGCCTGCTCCCTGCGACCTCGGTGGAAACCCGGTCACTGACAGGGCGCTTGCTCCGTCCTTGGTGCTTAGGCTGGTGAGCCCTGCAGAGCTCACTGGGTAGCTCAGTGTTTtagggactggtgttgggatcTCTAGTTTAGCCCCAAAAAGCGGAGACTTGGAGAAATCACTTGGCTAGGGTTGAAGACGCAGTAAAGCCAAGAGCAGAGACCGAGCCCAAAGACTCCACTCTAGGTGCTCAGACTGCAGCACCATCTGTCCTGCAAACATCTTCAGACAAAAAGTTAAGCACAGCGAGTCATCGGAGAACTGGGGAACAGGACAAAGGACCCCAGCTATCGCGCGTGCCAGGAGGACAGCCCTCCCAGCTCCAGAAGCCCGTTCCCTCTTCGGAGTCTCACTGCTCAGCCTTCGCAGGGGCTGAAGGGGGTGTAGGGTTTGTTTCACTTTAGTTTCTTCTTGCCCAGAGCCTTGACTTGTCCTGATCACCTGCTCCCCAAAGAAGGTCACCTTTCCTCCTTGAAAAAGGCAGGCCCTTAGCCACACAGGACACTTAGGGTCCCGGAACAGTCCACTCTGCACTAACAGTCTCCTCTATCTCCTTGACACTGCTTCTAAGGTGCGGGAGCTGGGCCAGGGAGTCAGCTCAGAGACTGGAGTGGATGCGGGAGTCTCGGGTCcgtcccctggcactgcagatccTCCAGGTCTGCCAGAAACAGCCCCTCAGTACTGTCAGCTGAGGCCCCAAGACACCAACCCCTTAAactcaacagaaaataaaagccCAGCTCTGGACATGCGGGTGCGGCAGGTTAATATGGCTTCGAGCACCCCGTTTGGGAAAGATCATTGTCCCTACTCTGTGGGTGGCTTAAGTGCAGATGAAAACCTGAAGTCAGAAGTGAATGGGtggattgggggctgggggggggcactTAGAAAGACAGTTTTGTTGATTTCACTCACTATCACCTTTCTCGGACCCTAAAATTGCATCAATGGGATGATGTCGGCTTAAAGATTAAAACAATTGGCCAGGgtctgaagcgatagtacagcgggtagggcatttgccttgcacaaggccgaactgggttcaattcccagcatcccatatgctcccccgagcaccgccaggagtaatttctgagtgcagagccaggagtaaccgccgggtgtgactcaaaaataaataaataaataaataaataaataaataaataaataaataaataaattagccaAAACCAAACCCAGGCCCCTTAAAGCCCAGTTTTCAGTACAGATCAGTTgactgcccccagcccaggacGCCTGGCTTCTTACCCAGAGATCTCCCTGCATTCCACCTCTCCCCGACCTCACTGACTCCTACTTGGGACCGAAGCTTGTCAGCAGTGATGGGCGTTCCTCTTGTCCCCTGTCAGCTTTGCTCTCCCCCACACGAAGTGATCTCGTTTTAAGGGTTCCCTTGAAACTGTGAGTACCCCAGACTGAGAAGGACCCAAGTGCTCAAGATGTGGGACCATGAGTAGCCTGGTGGCCCCACTGTGGACTCATTTGGGGAAGCAGACAGAGTCAGGTGCAGGCCTTGGAGAATTTTGGCCCTGGCTCATCTATGCCCTTGATAGCTTAGTCCTGCTGCCGAGCATGTGAATGACAGCCTGGCCTGAGCAGTGCTATAGGtgggaaataatccctgagtactgtgacaaggaaatgtaaaatagtgtagcaatattttttgttctgttttatttttgtttgggggccacatccagagaggctcagtgattactcatggcggtgcttgagggaccatctgggatgctggggattgaaccagggtcagccatacacaagacaaatgccctgcccgccgcACTATTACTTGGGCCCTCAGtaataattttgtgtgtgtgtgggggggggtctggtttggggaccacacccgccATGCTtgggagttcctcctggctctgtactcagggctcacttctggcagtcctggggactgtggtggtggtggcactCAAACTGCTGTTGGATGTGTGCGAGATAagctctgttccctctctctggcccacgaTCATTTCTATATTGATGGCATGTTTGAGCGGGCTTGATAAGttgaataaaatacataattgcAATTAATTTCagttaattcttttaaatttcctgTAGGGGGGCTCTCAAGTAGTACTCAGGGGGCctttcctggtgatactcagccaagTGAATTGGATGGATGAACAGGAGGGCCAAAGATGCAGTGCTGTTCAGGCCCTGCAGTGGTGGAACTGCCAAGCCCACCTCAATGTGCTGGGGGGGGTCTCTAAAGTCAAACCTAAGGGTCTTAGGAAACTTTAGGGTAGTCTGATGCTtgtggtgctgagaactgaaTCAGGGTCCCATGCAAGGCACAGGTACTAACTCtaaaatatctctctggcccctttattttaaaaaatatgcctaTTAGAAAATTTGAAGTGGCTTGTAATATACTCCTACtggataaaatgaatttattcatAAGTGGGTCCAGCTCTCAGGTCTGGAGGGGAATAATGGGGATGATCAGCAGCCCCGTGACACAAGAAAATCGAGGCCCAGGGACTCAAAAAGGCTGCCAAAGGCACAGGATGAATTTATAGCCAAGTTTGCAACTGAGCTGGCGAGAACTCTGAGTGTGGCTTCAAGCCATGGGCCTCTAAGATGAGAGTATGGGCACCTGCCTTCTGCTCACCCCAGAACTGTTCTCACCGCTGGGTACAGCCAGAGACACCTTTATCCTAGTGTGCGTACATGGGCACTTCCACAGCCTCTGTTAGGTCTGGGCACTCAGCACGATCCACGAGACAAAGTGGGCCTGATGCGGCCCAAGGTTAGCACCGATCCATCCCCATCAGAGCAAGGTGCTCATTAGTTTTGGGAGGTGACTGAGATTATATGCAGGGGTGTCTAGAAGTTACCCTTGGCCCTGTGTTTGGGTGTTCCccccgccagtgctcaggagaccatgcggtaacaggaatcaaacctgggtctcctgactgcaaagcatgtgcccagcctCCTGAGCAATGACTCTAGCCTCCAAAACTGAGAGCATCTAAGCATCTGTTTATAGTGGGAAGTTTAATAGTCCCTACCTCTCAGGAAGCTTAACAGTCCCTACCTCTCAGGAAGCTTAATAGTCCCTACCTCTCAGGAAGCTTAATAGTCCCTACCTCTCAGCGGTATTGTGAGAAAACCCTATGAAACCCTTCCCTGTGTTTGATACATGCAGTTACTCTCAGCCAGAGGCTCATGGCAGCCATCCTATAGAGCAGGGCACGCCTGGTTCCTGCATGGCTCATGGTAGGTGCCCCACCCTTACTGACAAGTGACGAGCCAGGTTCTTACCCACATTCAGCTGAGTTCCCATCCCAAAGGTCTTCTCTCTGGAGATGAGCATACAGAAGTAGACGCCACTGTCAGAAGGTGTCAAGCTTGTGAGATTGAAGGTAAACTGGCTCCCCTTTTCTTGCACAATGAGCCTCTTCTCCACCTTCTTGCCATATATTAGTTCATTTTGGCTATTCCTTTGGGCCAGGAACTCTAGTTGACAGTCTGCGCTGAGGGTCAGGCACCGTTTCACCCAGGCGATACTTGAGGTTCCGGAAGAGCCTTTCATTTCACAGGACATTACGACCATTCCGTTGGTCTGGACCTGCGCATTCCTCGGGGTCTGGTGTAGCACCAAGTCACCAAGGAGAGCTGTCAAAAGAGAGAAGCAGTGACCATCGGCACAAGCACAGGTCATGGATGTGAAACCTCCCAGTGCCCCTGAGCAACACAGcaaaggaagggctggagctgTGACTCAGAGggggagcatttgctttgcatctgTGAGACTCTAGGTTTgaccctggcaacacacacacacacacacacacacacacacacacacacacacacatcaaaagaaGTGCGTGGAAGCCCTGCCTCATTGCAGGGTTCGGGAGCTGTGGAGGATGCAGCTGGTGGCTCCTGGACTGAGGGCTGCAGCTCGCCATTTCTCAGGGGACCGTCTGCAAGGCCGGTGCTAATGCTACCCAGTTTTACTCAAGGGACCGGGAAGAAAACTACCAGGGACTGACTGTGTCCTAGTGTGCCGGGCTCATTACATACGTGATCTTGCCCCAGCCTCCAACTGGCCCTCAGAGTTGCCCTTCCCCTTGCCCTGCTGCCAGTCTGTGTTGAACTGCAGGAGGCTCTGAGTCGCTGGGGAGAAACCAGGGAAGCTTGGAGCAAAATTCCAGGATGCAGGCAGGGCAGAGAGGACCAGCCCTGGTTTCTGGACAGTGATGACTAGAACAAGAGAACTGATGACCTCTGGGAAGCACAGCTAGAGCTCCGGCATCCCAGAACTGGGACTGGGGGTTCATTTCCATCTCAGGCGAGGATCACCAGCAAGGCAGAGCTAGATCCTGATAAGTCTAGAACAGAACTCCCGGATGGGCCCCTGGACTGGCCTCTGTGCCTCACCAGCAAGGGGCCCTGTCAGAGAGGGAGTTTTGTGCCTGTCTCCGAGGACTGAGTATCCAAGATAGTATGCGACAAACCGTAAAGCCCTGACAGTCACGGCCTGTGAGTCTTGCATtgaatttttaggtttttttggggggtgggggcagtgtcAGTTGGCTCTGGGGTGAaccccagtgatactcagctaACTGTGCACATGGCTCAATGCCTTTACCCTGTAGTGCTGGGGTCTATCAGAGCCGTGTTTGGTGCAGGGACTAAACTCGTAGCTTTACACATACTAAGCATGCACCCGTCTCCTATACCTTTCCCCAGGCCCCTAAAAGGAATCCTTTCTTCTCCTGGCTTTGGGTCCAGACCCAggaatactcaggggctactccagactCCGTGCtcaagtgatcactcctggtggtgcagaggagcaaatccaggcctcctgcatgtgaagcctgtgctcagccccttCAGTTATCTCAAGAAGAGGATCGGAGTGGGTCCCTTGGAGAAAGCTCTGCACACAGAATGGTCCTGAGAGCTTCCGTTTTAGCTGTGGGCTCCAGAGAAGCCTGAGAAATCAGGGCAGAGACCCGGGGCAGTGAAGCTCAGAAAGAGACAGGTCTTAGAGGGCAAACGAGGTCAGTGTGTGTCTACCCTGAAGGAGAAGACTCTGAGGTGGGCCCCGGATTAACAATCCTGCCTTTATGTCATGGCCCCACAGAGGCCTGCCCTGAAGAAATGAACGTCAACATTTTCCTCTGCTCACAGACCACTGTGAGCTTCCGCTTGCCCTGAGAACGAAATGGAACCGGGGCCTTCTCAGCTCTCCCCACCTTGCTTCCTGACCTTCCACAGCAGAGGCCAGGCGGGCCACTGTTTTTGGGTTATTGACTTCTTGGGGGAAATAATTAAGAACAGAGTGCCAGTCTGCAGAGCTTCACTAAACTCACCAAATTCTCGGgtcatgtgggggtgggggtaggggtgtgcTGTGTTAAATCCATTTCATCCATTTAACACAGGAGGAAACAGACGCGGGAAGGTGAAGGGCTGCTGGTGATCACGCTGCCTTAAGTGCGGTTTACACGGTGGCTCCTGATTCAAACCCCGTCTGGGATCCTGGAACCTGAGCTTTGGACCCTTCCTCTCCGAATCTGGAAAACCTGCCACTCTCTACTGGGATTATGTGCTTGTGTGCCTAGAGAGGGGTCCATGTCAACTGCCAGAGCCCACCCAATCCAGATTGAGGATATAGGGGTCCTGTTAGAGCTGTTTGTGAACAATCAATCCCCAACCGAGCCCTGACACGAAGACTTCCGGGCTGAGAAATCCCTTGGATTCTTGGACCTTAGAGCCTGACCACCAGCCCTAACTGGGTCCACCATCATGCTGGATGCAGGCAGCCGGGTCACCAGGGCAGACAGCAGCCAGGTCTCAGAGGAGATGCTTCCTGTGCGACCCCCGATAGTCCAGCAGTCAGGCCTTGGGCCTGCAAGTGGGCATCCCGGTGGCAAAGGCCTGCTTCTTCGGGGCAATTTGGGGCTGGGCCAGGAAGATAAGGAATAGGGGATGTGGTGGGGTCTTGGCAgagggcaggcctggggctgcATCCAGCCTTGCATCCCAGCGGCTGCCCACGGTCAGCACGATAGTGGGCCAGGTTAGGGTTGGTGGTCAGGCTCTAGCGTTCAAGCCGCTGGTGTGCTGGAGGGAGTTCTCTCAGTCCAGAAAAAATAACAATGTGTACACAGTGCCCTGGGTCAAGTGCGCCTCATCAAAGCCAGCACCGGGTTTCTGGAACCTTCTGTAGGGTACATCCCTGAGTGGACCCTGGGTACGGGGCATTTAGCTTCTCTGaacctccttcctccttctgacCCCTAGGTCCAGGTGTTTGGGCAGATGCAGCCCCATTCCTGGGACTCCGGCGAACCATGGGACATTCAGTTGCAGGGAGAGCAGGAGTCCCTGACTTTCCACCCCAGGAAGGCGTCCGCTGCGCTGCTTGCCAGTGTCCCCGTCGCCAGGGTTCCGCACCTCCCCGGGGTAGTGTTCCTAACTTCCCGGGTTCAGGGTCTCCCCGCCGTACCTGAAAGCTGCGCGGCGAGGATGAGCCAGCGGTGCAGATGCATGTCGGCGAGCGCGGGACACCAGCTCCCAGCGGGGCTCGGCTCGGCCACCGGGCTCGGGGTGCGAGGGGCGAGGCTCCTGAGGCAgcgggaggtgggcggggcctcgGTGAGGGTGGGCGTGGTCTTGAGGAGGGGCGGGGCTTTGAGGGCCGCGTCCCGACCCTTGCCCCGCTGCGCTTTCCAAGTCTGGGCTGCGTTTGCGGCGAGTCTGCTGGAGCCCGCAAAGAGGGGACCCCGTGGCCGGCTCCAGGCAGTCGCGCCGGTCCCGGTCGCTCCTTCCCCCGGGAGGTGGGCAGTGAGGGGACTTGGGTTCCCTTGACAAGTTGAGCCCCGCGAAGCTCAGCGGCAGATCAGCATGCTAGGGTCCCGCGGGGGTGCGCGGAGGAGCGGCGCCCAACTGGCTCTTGGTCTTTCCTTGGGGAcgtgcaggagtaatttctgggtgtcCTGGCCTCAAGGATCTCGGGGGCCCCGGCCCAGAGGGCAGCTTCGGCCCAGGCCCGCCTCAAGCTTGACGCtgggaaggatggaaagaaagcTCAAGGATAGTGGCACGAGGAGTCGTGCCCGAGAACGTGCGCTGGGGCAGCC contains these protein-coding regions:
- the CD8B gene encoding T-cell surface glycoprotein CD8 beta chain, translating into MHLHRWLILAAQLSALLGDLVLHQTPRNAQVQTNGMVVMSCEMKGSSGTSSIAWVKRCLTLSADCQLEFLAQRNSQNELIYGKKVEKRLIVQEKGSQFTFNLTSLTPSDSGVYFCMLISREKTFGMGTQLNVVDVLPTSAQTTTKSTPKKKVCQLPSPVAPKGLQRRAQIQFLKQFYR